The Mauremys mutica isolate MM-2020 ecotype Southern chromosome 1, ASM2049712v1, whole genome shotgun sequence genome has a segment encoding these proteins:
- the LOC123368020 gene encoding protocadherin-8-like, with amino-acid sequence MGLARDGRSLAFPPRLVYLCWLLSVTLCKTVRYRTYEEDAPGTVIGTLAEEMHVKAPGEISFRLMEQFSNSSLVRVREGDGQLSIGEEGIDRERLCGQSLQCVLAFDVVSFWQEQYRLVHVELEVRDINDNAPRFPQAHIPLEVSESAAPGTRLPLEIAVDPDVGSNSIQSFQLSRNSHFGIEAQPRADGGKSAELVLLQELDRETQAAYSLELVARDGGSPARAGTATVSVRVLDANDNSPAFPQGSVTVELGEDAPRGSLLLDLDAADPDEGPNGEIVYGFGSQVPAEARRLFRLDPLSGRLTLEGPVDYERQRTYELDVQAQDRGASPLAATCKVIVRLADVNDNAPGISVSPLSGAPAGAGVAYVSEAAARDSFVALVSTSDRDSGPNGQVRCALYGHEHFALQRAYADSYVLVTAAPLDRERIPEYNLTLVAEDLGSPPFKTVRQYTVRVSDENDNAPLFAKPVYEVAVLENNPPGAYLATVVARDPDLGRNGKVLYRLLETQVLGAPISTYVSVDPATGAIYALRTFNYEILKQLELRIQASDGGSPQLSSSALIKVRMVDQNDNAPVITHPVLANGSVEIGVSSKAPPDSLVAQIKARDADDGVNAELTFSFVAEPQQQPELFAINKKTGEIVLRGDLSEELGQVFKVILTVTDNGRPPLVTTATINFLVTATAPSSSHEVAKPSTWEEKALEWDIPLIVIIILAGSCTLLLVAIITIATTCNKRKKETDIKNNGPLTERINISHLEKGIQEDSSPRGNVFEARSFPSKASFTSPAPSPPAEEISSSETSTVNACLYEGQKQLRATNGEPYASAPNYSKESTPPVAIWKGHSFNTISAREAEKFSGKDSGKGDSDFNDSDSDISGDALKKDLITHMQNGLWACTAECKILGHSDRCWSPSCGRSNPHSSPHPSAQLSTFCKSTSLPRDPLHRDNYYQAQLPKTVGLQSVYEKVLHRDFDRTITLLSPPRSGRLPELQEMGVPLYQAPSTRYLAPQTDTSEKV; translated from the exons ATGGGTCTTGCTAGGGACGGGCGCAGCCTCGCCTTTCCGCCGCGCCTCGTCTACCTCTGCTGGCTGCTCTCGGTCACCCTGTGCAAGACGGTGAGATACCGCACTTATGAGGAGGACGCGCCGGGCACAGTCATCGGCACTTTGGCAGAAGAGATGCACGTGAAAGCGCCCGGAGAGATAAGTTTCCGGCTGATGGAGCAGTTCAGCAACAGCTCGCTGGTCCGGGTGCGGGAGGGCGACGGGCAGCTGAGCATCGGCGAGGAAGGGATCGACCGGGAGCGGCTGTGCGGCCAGTCCCTCCAGTGCGTCCTGGCTTTCGACGTGGTGAGCTTCTGGCAGGAGCAGTACCGGCTGGTGCACGTGGAGCTGGAGGTGCGGGACATCAACGACAACGCGCCGCGCTTCCCCCAGGCGCACATCCCGCTCGAGGTGTCCGAGAGCGCCGCGCCCGGCACCCGCCTGCCGCTGGAGATCGCCGTGGACCCGGACGTGGGCTCCAACTCCATCCAGAGCTTCCAGCTCTCGCGCAACAGCCACTTCGGCATCGAGGCGCAGCCGCGGGCGGACGGCGGGAAAAGCGCCGAGCtggtgctgctgcaggagctggacCGCGAGACCCAGGCCGCCTACAGCCTGGAGCTGGTGGCCCGGGACGGCGGCAGCCCGGCCCGCGCGGGCACGGCCACGGTGAGCGTCCGGGTGCTGGACGCCAACGACAACAGCCCGGCCTTCCCGCAGGGCTCGGTCACGGTGGAGCTGGGCGAGGACGCGCCgcggggctccctgctgctggaccTGGACGCGGCCGATCCCGACGAGGGGCCCAACGGGGAGATCGTCTACGGCTTCGGCAGCCAGGTGCCGGCCGAGGCGCGGCGGCTCTTCCGGCTGGACCCGCTCTCGGGCCGCCTGACGCTGGAGGGGCCGGTGGATTACGAGCGGCAGCGGACCTACGAGCTGGACGTGCAGGCGCAGGACCGGGGCGCCAGCCCCCTGGCGGCCACGTGCAAAGTCATCGTGCGCCTGGCCGACGTGAACGACAACGCGCCGGGCATCAGCGTCAGCCCCCTGAGCGGCGCCCCCGCCGGCGCCGGGGTGGCCTACGTCAGCGAGGCGGCGGCGCGCGACAGCTTCGTGGCGCTGGTCAGCACCTCGGACAGGGACTCGGGCCCCAACGGGCAGGTGCGCTGCGCCCTCTACGGGCACGAGCACTTCGCGCTGCAGCGCGCCTACGCCGACAGCTACGTGCTCGTCACCGCCGCGCCGCTGGACCGCGAGCGCATCCCCGAGTACAACCTGACCCTGGTGGCCGAGGACCTGGGCTCGCCGCCCTTCAAGACCGTCCGGCAGTACACGGTGCGCGTGAGCGACGAGAACGACAACGCGCCGCTCTTCGCCAAGCCCGTCTACGAGGTGGCGGTGCTGGAGAACAACCCGCCGGGCGCCTACCTGGCCACCGTGGTGGCCCGCGACCCCGACCTGGGCCGCAACGGGAAGGTGCTTTACCGGCTGCTGGAGACACAGGTCCTGGGCGCCCCCATCTCCACCTACGTCTCTGTGGATCCGGCCACTGGGGCCATCTACGCCCTCAGGACATTCAACTATGAGATCCTCAAGCAGCTGGAGCTGAGGATCCAGGCCAGCGACGGGGGCTCCCCTCAGCTGTCCAGCAGCGCCCTGATCAAGGTGAGGATGGTGGACCAGAATGACAACGCCCCGGTCATCACCCACCCCGTGCTCGCCAACGGCTCTGTGGAGATCGGGGTCTCCAGCAAGGCACCCCCCGATTCCCTAGTGGCTCAGATCAAAGCCAGAGACGCGGACGATGGGGTCAATGCGGAGCTCACCTTCTCCTTCGTGgcggagccgcagcagcagccagagctcttCGCCATCAACAAGAAGACAGGTGAGATCGTGCTCAGGGGGGACCTGTCcgaagagctggggcaggtgTTCAAAGTCATCCTCACTGTGACTGACAATGGCAGGCCCCCCCTTGTCACCACAGCCACAATCAACTTCCTGGTGACTGCCACGGCACCCTCCAGCAGCCATGAGGTGGCCAAGCCAAGCACCTGGGAGGAGAAGGCTTTGGAGTGGGACATTCCCCTGATTGTCATCATCATCCTAGCTGGAAGCTGCACCCTGTTGCTGGTGGCCATCATCACCATTGCAACCACCTGCAACAAGCGCAAGAAGGAGACCGACATCAAGAACAATGGGCCCCTGACGGAGCGGATCAACATCTCCCACCTAGAGAAGGGGATCCAGGAGGATAGCAGCCCCAGAGGGAATGTGTTTGAAGCGCGATCCTTTCCCAGCAAAGCTTCTTTCACCAGCCCAgccccttctccacctgcagaagAAATCTCCTCTTCTGAGACCAGCACTGTGAATGCCTGTCTCTACGAGGGTCAGAAACAACTTAGGGCAACTAATGGGGAG CCCTATGCCTCTGCTCCTAATTATAGCAAAGAATCCACGCCACCTGTGGCCATCTGGAAGGGTCATTCTTTCAATACCATATCAGCCCGAGAAGCGGAAAAGTTCAGTGGCAAAGACAGTGGCAAAGGTGACAGCGACTTTAATGACAGCGACTCTGACATCAGCGGGGATGCCCTGAAGAAGGATCTCATCACTCACATGCAGAATG gATTATGGGCTTGTACTGCTGAATGTAAAATCCTGGGCCATTCGGACCGCTGCTGGAGCCCATCCTGTGGCCGATCCAACCCTCACTCATCTCCTCATCCCTCAGCTCAGCTGTCCACCTTCTGCAAAAGCACCTCCTTGCCCAGGGACCCACTTCACAGGGACAACTACTACCAGGCCCAGCTGCCCAAGACAGTGGGACTGCAGAGTGTCTACGAGAAAGTATTACACAGAGactttgacaggacaatcacatTGCTCTCCCCTCCTCGCTCTGGGAGGCTTCCAGAACTTCAGGAGATGGGGGTGCCCCTATACCAAGCCCCCTCGACTAGATACCTAGCCCCCCAGACTGACACTAGCGAGAAGGTTTAA